A genomic segment from Spinacia oleracea cultivar Varoflay chromosome 3, BTI_SOV_V1, whole genome shotgun sequence encodes:
- the LOC130470177 gene encoding transcription factor bHLH25-like, which translates to MARVHDKTASGGSSGGGGGADGGGGGSDRSLPAIEVKTATNTVLLRICCDKHNGLLTKLFTELEKHHYLSITNLTVIPFSSFALEVTIVAQMEDGFNRNVNDFVTSLRSALRSP; encoded by the exons ATGGCGAGGGTGCACGATAAG ACTGCAAGCGGTGGtagtagtggtggtggtggtggcgctgATGGCGGCGGTGGTGGTAGTGATCGATCACTACCGGCAATCGAAGTTAAGACGGCAACCAACACGGTTCTCTTAAGAATCTGCTGTGATAAACATAATGGGTTATTGACCAAGTTATTCACTGAGTTGGAGAAGCATCATTATTTGAGCATTACTAATTTAACCGTTATACCATTCTCGAGCTTCGCCTTAGAAGTTACCATTGTGGCACAG ATGGAAGATGGCTTCAACAGGAATGTGAATGATTTTGTTACAAGTCTTCGATCTGCCCTTCGATCGCCCTGA